In Vibrio marisflavi CECT 7928, the following are encoded in one genomic region:
- a CDS encoding Na/Pi symporter, with product MLNPARPATVSTTNTTHFLRWANLFFMLYLLLLAVSMVGSGFKWATGDQAKVLFEFASHPIAGLMIGLVATSLIQSSSTVTSIIVGLVAGGLPVQVAIPMIMGANIGTTITNTLVSLGHIRSKEEFKRAFASATIHDFFNVLAVFIFLPLEMMFGILEKISHWLVSLFMTTGDMSIKSLNFIKPITSPVVNSTKATLSSLGDTAGGILLIALGIAIVFISITVMGKLMKSLMVGKARNILKSAIGRGPIHGIASGSLVTILVQSSSTTTSLMVPLVGSGVLKVKEIYPFTLGANIGTCITALLAATAVSGEFAVFALQVALVHLAFNVLSTILIYGVPFLRNLPLKGAELMSELAIRNKGYVAAYLMTLFVILPGSILAVSA from the coding sequence ATGCTTAATCCAGCTCGCCCAGCAACGGTATCGACAACGAATACCACTCACTTTTTGCGTTGGGCAAACTTATTTTTTATGTTGTACCTGTTATTGCTTGCTGTCTCAATGGTCGGCAGTGGTTTCAAGTGGGCAACAGGCGATCAAGCAAAAGTTCTATTTGAGTTCGCGTCACATCCTATTGCTGGTCTAATGATCGGTTTAGTCGCGACAAGCCTTATCCAATCTTCCAGCACAGTCACATCGATCATTGTTGGTCTAGTAGCGGGTGGGCTTCCTGTTCAGGTAGCCATACCTATGATTATGGGTGCGAATATTGGTACAACCATTACTAACACCTTAGTCAGCTTAGGGCACATCCGCAGTAAAGAAGAGTTTAAACGTGCATTTGCAAGTGCGACTATTCATGATTTCTTTAATGTTCTTGCCGTGTTTATCTTCCTGCCACTAGAAATGATGTTTGGCATACTAGAGAAAATATCTCACTGGCTTGTATCTCTATTTATGACAACTGGTGATATGAGCATTAAGAGCCTGAATTTCATCAAACCTATTACAAGCCCAGTTGTAAACTCAACCAAAGCAACTCTATCGAGCTTAGGAGATACTGCTGGTGGTATTCTTCTTATTGCCTTGGGTATTGCGATTGTATTCATTTCTATTACCGTGATGGGTAAGCTAATGAAGAGCCTAATGGTTGGCAAAGCAAGAAATATTCTAAAGAGCGCGATTGGTCGTGGGCCAATTCACGGAATTGCTTCTGGCTCTCTAGTAACAATCCTGGTTCAGTCGTCATCAACTACAACCAGCTTGATGGTTCCACTCGTAGGATCTGGCGTGTTAAAGGTTAAAGAAATTTACCCATTTACTTTGGGCGCTAACATCGGCACTTGTATCACCGCACTGCTTGCTGCTACCGCGGTTTCAGGAGAGTTTGCCGTATTTGCACTGCAAGTAGCGCTTGTTCACTTGGCTTTTAACGTACTTTCGACAATTCTGATTTATGGCGTACCATTCTTGCGAAACCTTCCCCTTAAGGGCGCTGAACTCATGTCCGAGCTGGCGATTCGCAATAAAGGCTATGTAGCTGCATATTTGATGACACTATTTGTTATTCTTCCTGGTTCAATATTGGCTGTGTCAGCGTAA
- a CDS encoding thymidylate synthase — MRQYLDLCKRIVENGEWVENKRTGKRCLTVVNADLTYDVANGQFPLVTTRKSFWKAAVAELLGYIRGYDNAADFRKLGTKTWDANANLNDAWLNNSYRKGEDDMGRVYGVQGRAWAKPDGGHIDQLKKIVDDLKNGVDDRGEILNFYNPGEFHMGCLRPCMYSHHFSLLGDTLYLNSTQRSCDVPLGLNFNMVQVYVFLAIMAQITGHKPGVAYHKIVNAHIYEDQLALMRDVQLKREPLPSASFKINPEIKSLEDLETWVTLDDFSVEGYECHEAIQYPFSV; from the coding sequence GTGCGTCAGTATTTAGACTTATGCAAACGTATTGTTGAAAACGGTGAGTGGGTGGAGAACAAGCGTACGGGTAAACGTTGCTTAACGGTGGTTAATGCCGATCTCACCTACGATGTTGCGAATGGCCAGTTTCCACTTGTCACCACTAGAAAAAGCTTTTGGAAAGCCGCCGTGGCAGAGTTGCTGGGTTATATTCGCGGCTATGACAACGCCGCTGATTTCAGAAAATTAGGCACGAAAACTTGGGATGCCAATGCGAACTTGAATGACGCTTGGTTGAACAATTCATATCGTAAAGGCGAAGACGATATGGGTAGAGTTTATGGTGTTCAAGGTCGAGCATGGGCTAAGCCAGATGGTGGCCATATCGACCAGCTGAAGAAAATCGTTGATGACTTGAAGAATGGTGTTGACGATCGTGGCGAAATTCTTAATTTCTACAATCCTGGCGAGTTTCATATGGGGTGCTTACGTCCATGTATGTACAGCCACCATTTTTCTTTGCTGGGCGATACGTTGTACTTAAACAGCACGCAACGCTCTTGTGACGTTCCTCTTGGGCTGAACTTTAATATGGTTCAAGTCTATGTTTTTCTAGCTATTATGGCGCAGATTACAGGACATAAACCCGGTGTTGCTTATCATAAAATAGTGAATGCTCACATCTATGAAGACCAACTAGCACTTATGAGAGATGTTCAGCTGAAGAGAGAGCCGCTACCGTCAGCAAGCTTCAAGATTAACCCAGAGATTAAGTCATTAGAAGATTTAGAAACATGGGTAACGCTCGACGATTTTTCAGTTGAGGGGTATGAGTGTCACGAAGCAATACAGTATCCTTTTTCAGTTTAA
- the lgt gene encoding prolipoprotein diacylglyceryl transferase, which yields MSNGYMVFPHIDPVIVSLGPISIRWYGVMYLIGFAFAMWLANKRADKAGSGWTRDQVSDLLFAGFLGVVIGGRIGYVLFYNFDLFLQNPLYLFKVWDGGMSFHGGLLGVITAMFWYGRKNGRSFFSVADFIAPLVPFGLGMGRLGNFINGELWGRVTDVPWAMIFPQAGPLPRHPSQLYEFLLEGVLLLIILNVFIKKPRPIGAVSALFLFCYGCFRFFVEFFRQPDPQLGFYDHYFTMGQILSAPMIVVGAIMFVWAYKRGLYKDKVKDNKKVAAK from the coding sequence ATGTCTAACGGATATATGGTGTTTCCACACATTGATCCAGTGATAGTCTCACTTGGGCCTATCTCAATTCGCTGGTACGGCGTTATGTACTTAATTGGATTCGCGTTTGCAATGTGGCTTGCGAATAAGCGTGCAGATAAAGCAGGCAGCGGCTGGACAAGAGATCAAGTATCCGACCTACTATTTGCTGGTTTTCTTGGTGTCGTGATTGGCGGGCGAATCGGATATGTCCTGTTTTATAACTTTGATTTGTTCCTGCAAAATCCACTCTATCTATTTAAAGTGTGGGATGGTGGGATGTCATTCCATGGCGGATTACTTGGTGTGATCACCGCAATGTTTTGGTATGGACGAAAAAATGGACGCAGCTTTTTCAGCGTCGCAGACTTCATTGCACCTCTAGTACCTTTTGGTCTAGGCATGGGCAGATTAGGGAACTTCATTAATGGTGAGCTTTGGGGCAGAGTAACAGATGTGCCATGGGCGATGATATTCCCTCAAGCAGGCCCGTTGCCTCGTCACCCTTCTCAGCTATACGAATTCTTACTTGAAGGTGTATTACTGCTGATTATCCTCAACGTATTTATTAAGAAGCCTAGACCAATTGGTGCGGTTTCAGCTCTATTCTTATTCTGTTACGGATGCTTTAGGTTCTTTGTTGAGTTTTTCCGTCAGCCAGATCCGCAACTAGGATTTTACGATCACTACTTCACTATGGGACAGATTCTATCTGCTCCAATGATTGTGGTTGGTGCGATTATGTTTGTATGGGCTTACAAGAGAGGTTTGTACAAAGATAAAGTAAAAGACAATAAAAAAGTGGCTGCAAAGTAA
- a CDS encoding sulfite exporter TauE/SafE family protein has product MNGELIVVLLMLGLIVGVLAGLLGIGGGLVVVPALHFLLPYIGVSTDVGMRIALATSLACIIVTTSSSVFNNLRLKNIDFYAARTLVPGVVVGGIFGVSLATWIPTEYLPKVFGIIVLGMAIQMFRSVNSQATRPLPSALKTAFSGVGIGTIASLAGVGGGSLTVPFLNRHGIEMRKAVGTSSVCAFAIAVSGMLSFTLHGYHATGLPKWSFGYVYLPALLSITITSVFTTKIGVRLAVGLPTKTLKKIFAIFLMIVAGTMLL; this is encoded by the coding sequence TTGAATGGTGAGTTAATTGTAGTACTGCTAATGCTAGGCTTAATTGTCGGAGTTCTAGCAGGATTACTCGGCATCGGTGGCGGATTAGTAGTTGTTCCGGCTTTACACTTCTTGCTTCCTTATATTGGCGTATCGACTGATGTAGGTATGCGCATCGCTTTGGCAACATCTCTGGCTTGTATCATAGTGACCACAAGCTCCTCGGTTTTTAATAATCTTCGTCTAAAAAATATCGACTTTTATGCAGCTAGAACACTGGTACCCGGTGTGGTTGTTGGAGGCATATTTGGGGTCTCATTAGCCACTTGGATTCCAACAGAATATCTACCTAAAGTGTTTGGTATTATCGTACTAGGAATGGCGATTCAGATGTTTCGTTCGGTTAACTCCCAAGCAACGAGACCATTACCATCAGCCTTGAAGACAGCATTTAGTGGTGTTGGCATTGGTACAATTGCAAGTTTAGCTGGAGTTGGAGGCGGTTCTCTTACTGTCCCTTTTCTAAATCGCCATGGCATCGAGATGAGAAAAGCTGTGGGTACTTCTTCTGTGTGCGCGTTTGCCATCGCAGTTTCTGGTATGTTGAGCTTTACCTTACACGGCTATCATGCAACGGGTTTACCTAAATGGAGTTTTGGTTACGTATATTTACCTGCTCTACTGAGCATTACAATTACTTCTGTATTTACCACTAAAATTGGTGTTCGGCTGGCTGTCGGATTACCTACGAAAACTCTAAAAAAAATATTTGCCATCTTTTTGATGATTGTGGCAGGAACTATGTTGCTGTAA
- the ptsP gene encoding phosphoenolpyruvate--protein phosphotransferase, whose protein sequence is MLSQLREIVEQVSRIEDVHQALAVLVKQTCRAMRTECCTVYLANEEKGRLELMATQGLKFKGDRIHIRFEEGLVGLVKRSAEPLNVAEASKHPSFKYFSGLGEEIYQSFLGTPIIYRKQVLGVLVVQQKSSRSFDEIEESFLVTLAAQLAVIIAHSQTQGQWLLTSNHLKLNGIGASSGIAIGEFWWDKSQPELSEVTPASTLNRSREQELLALAIDAAMNDFRRMRKKLDNEINKEALAIFDLFTHLLNDPMLRKDLKQQIQKGDRADWALRQVVESYSERFANMSDAYMSERAQDIRELGQRLLYFLHNTENEAYQLDKPIILVVRELTATLLASIDKDKLLAVVSMEGAANSHAAILSRALGIPAVMGANINASDTIGQVGIVDGYSGEIFISPSQHLLDEYQQLIKEEQELSEEVSKEARKPAMTQDGLQVDILLNAGLSADTNIAINQGVDGVGLYRTEFSFLLQHRFPSEEEQTQHYQRVLTAYANKRVVMRTLDIGGDKPLPYLPIDEDNPFLGWRGIRFTLDHPDIFLMQIRAMLKASCRHQNLSILLPMVSGVRELDAALELIDQAYQEVQSIDARVKRPEIGILVEVPAMIYLLPLVVNKIDFVSVGTNDLTQYLLAVDRNNARVADVYETTHPAVIMALKEIKETCEQLDLPVCICGELAGDPIGAVLMVGLGYTSLSMNTSNVAKVKYILRKSNSRELKRLASKALIQPYGQNIYTMMQRFFEYKGIAGFIRAGKK, encoded by the coding sequence ATGCTGTCTCAACTAAGAGAAATAGTTGAACAAGTTTCGAGAATTGAGGATGTTCATCAAGCATTAGCTGTCTTAGTTAAACAAACCTGTCGTGCAATGCGTACAGAGTGTTGTACTGTTTACCTTGCCAATGAAGAAAAAGGTCGTCTTGAGCTTATGGCTACACAAGGGCTTAAGTTTAAAGGCGACAGAATCCATATCCGTTTTGAAGAAGGTTTAGTTGGGTTAGTTAAACGCTCAGCTGAGCCTCTTAATGTTGCTGAAGCTTCCAAGCATCCTAGTTTTAAATATTTTTCAGGGCTTGGAGAAGAAATTTATCAAAGCTTCTTGGGGACACCCATCATTTATCGTAAACAAGTGCTTGGTGTGCTTGTTGTCCAGCAAAAATCTTCTCGTTCTTTTGATGAAATCGAAGAGTCATTCTTAGTAACGCTTGCAGCACAGCTAGCTGTCATTATTGCGCATTCCCAAACTCAGGGACAATGGTTGCTAACTAGTAACCATTTAAAATTGAATGGGATCGGGGCATCTTCTGGTATTGCTATCGGAGAGTTTTGGTGGGACAAAAGTCAACCCGAGCTTTCTGAGGTGACTCCTGCATCAACCTTGAATCGATCTCGAGAGCAAGAACTGCTAGCCCTCGCTATTGATGCAGCGATGAACGATTTTCGCCGGATGCGTAAAAAGCTCGACAATGAGATCAACAAAGAAGCGTTAGCCATTTTTGACCTTTTTACTCACCTTCTTAACGATCCCATGCTGCGTAAAGATCTTAAGCAACAGATTCAAAAAGGGGATAGAGCTGATTGGGCATTGCGCCAAGTAGTAGAAAGCTACTCTGAACGATTTGCAAATATGTCAGATGCTTACATGTCTGAAAGGGCGCAAGATATTCGCGAGCTTGGCCAAAGGTTACTGTATTTTCTGCACAATACAGAAAACGAGGCATATCAATTAGATAAGCCAATTATTTTGGTTGTTCGTGAGCTCACTGCGACTCTTTTAGCATCTATTGATAAAGATAAATTGTTGGCCGTAGTGTCGATGGAAGGGGCAGCAAACTCACATGCGGCTATTCTGTCTCGCGCTCTGGGGATTCCTGCGGTTATGGGAGCAAATATCAATGCCAGCGACACGATTGGTCAAGTGGGCATTGTAGATGGCTATAGTGGTGAGATTTTTATCTCGCCAAGTCAGCACCTGTTAGACGAATACCAGCAGTTAATCAAAGAAGAGCAAGAGCTGAGCGAAGAAGTTAGCAAAGAAGCCCGAAAACCAGCTATGACGCAAGATGGTCTTCAAGTTGATATTTTGCTCAATGCAGGTTTGAGTGCTGACACCAATATTGCCATTAATCAGGGGGTCGATGGCGTTGGCCTATACAGAACCGAGTTTTCTTTCTTACTTCAACACCGTTTCCCTTCAGAAGAAGAGCAGACTCAACATTATCAAAGAGTACTGACTGCTTACGCTAATAAGCGCGTAGTCATGCGTACTTTGGATATTGGTGGTGATAAGCCTTTACCTTATCTGCCAATTGATGAAGATAATCCGTTTCTCGGCTGGCGAGGAATTCGTTTCACACTCGATCATCCTGATATATTTCTTATGCAGATTCGAGCAATGTTGAAGGCCAGTTGCCGTCATCAGAATCTAAGTATTTTGCTGCCTATGGTCTCTGGAGTTCGAGAATTGGATGCTGCGTTGGAGCTGATTGATCAAGCCTATCAAGAAGTACAGTCCATAGACGCTAGAGTTAAGCGGCCTGAAATTGGTATTTTGGTCGAAGTGCCTGCAATGATTTATTTGTTGCCACTGGTAGTAAACAAAATTGATTTTGTTTCTGTAGGTACTAACGATTTGACGCAATACTTGTTAGCCGTAGATAGAAATAACGCTAGAGTCGCGGATGTTTATGAAACAACTCATCCCGCTGTGATTATGGCGTTAAAAGAGATTAAAGAAACTTGCGAGCAATTGGATTTGCCAGTGTGCATTTGCGGTGAGTTGGCGGGCGATCCTATTGGTGCGGTATTGATGGTGGGCTTGGGGTATACCTCACTCAGTATGAACACCTCGAATGTTGCTAAAGTAAAATATATTCTTAGAAAATCAAACAGTAGGGAGTTAAAGCGCCTTGCCTCAAAAGCTTTAATACAACCTTATGGGCAAAACATATATACTATGATGCAACGTTTCTTTGAGTATAAAGGCATCGCTGGATTTATCCGAGCGGGCAAAAAATAG
- the rppH gene encoding RNA pyrophosphohydrolase: MIDGEGYRLNVGIVICNSHGQVFWAKRYGQHSWQFPQGGIDDGETPEQAMYRELYEEVGLTKKDVKIVATSRHWLRYKLPKRLVRWDSKPVCIGQKQKWFLLRLDSDESAIDMQRGHSPEFDGWRWVSYWYPVRQVVSFKRDVYRRAMKEFASLAMPFKERKKKGKRKKRRG, from the coding sequence GTGATAGATGGCGAAGGCTACCGCTTAAATGTCGGAATAGTAATCTGCAACAGCCATGGTCAAGTCTTCTGGGCAAAACGATACGGACAACATTCTTGGCAATTTCCTCAGGGGGGGATTGATGATGGAGAAACCCCTGAACAAGCCATGTATAGAGAGTTATATGAGGAAGTTGGGCTCACGAAAAAAGATGTCAAAATCGTAGCCACAAGTCGCCACTGGCTTAGGTACAAACTACCTAAGCGCTTAGTTCGGTGGGACTCAAAACCTGTCTGTATCGGGCAAAAACAGAAGTGGTTTCTGTTGAGGCTTGATAGTGATGAATCGGCAATCGATATGCAGCGAGGTCACTCACCAGAATTTGATGGGTGGAGATGGGTAAGTTATTGGTACCCAGTTAGGCAAGTAGTTTCGTTTAAGCGTGATGTATATCGTCGTGCGATGAAGGAGTTTGCTTCTTTAGCCATGCCGTTCAAAGAAAGAAAAAAGAAGGGTAAGCGGAAAAAACGAAGAGGGTAG
- the mutH gene encoding DNA mismatch repair endonuclease MutH, which yields MKPEPQSEQELLERAMSIAGLSFLELAEEAGKPVPDSLRKDKGWVGQLLEWHLGAPSGSKPQPDFDKLGIELKSIPISYSGTPLESTFVCVASLVGIHGARWETSHVKQKLSRVLWVPVEGEREIPLPERRVGTPLIWSPSKQEEDALRQDWEELIEMIALGQVNKISAKMGEVLQIRPKAANSRALTEAYGASGQVIKTLPRGFYLRTKFTANILARYFS from the coding sequence ATGAAACCTGAACCTCAATCAGAACAAGAGCTATTAGAGAGGGCAATGTCCATTGCTGGCCTAAGCTTTCTTGAGCTCGCAGAAGAAGCTGGCAAGCCTGTTCCTGATTCACTTAGAAAAGACAAAGGTTGGGTCGGCCAGTTACTAGAGTGGCACCTCGGGGCTCCGTCTGGTAGCAAACCACAGCCCGATTTTGACAAGCTCGGTATCGAGCTAAAAAGTATCCCTATCAGCTATTCAGGTACCCCACTTGAATCAACATTTGTCTGTGTCGCTTCTTTAGTCGGTATACACGGTGCCAGATGGGAAACCAGCCACGTTAAACAGAAACTGTCTCGTGTTTTATGGGTTCCTGTGGAAGGTGAAAGAGAAATTCCTCTGCCTGAAAGAAGAGTCGGTACACCTTTAATTTGGTCTCCTTCTAAGCAAGAGGAAGACGCGCTAAGACAAGATTGGGAAGAGCTGATAGAAATGATTGCTCTGGGACAAGTGAATAAGATTTCAGCGAAAATGGGGGAAGTGTTACAAATTCGGCCTAAGGCAGCCAACAGCCGCGCGCTAACAGAAGCCTATGGCGCATCTGGGCAAGTAATAAAAACGCTACCTCGCGGGTTCTATCTGCGCACAAAATTCACCGCCAATATTCTAGCCCGCTATTTCTCATAG
- a CDS encoding DUF6482 family protein, whose translation MNREQLNKWFQGAVTTNHQTPKVYVIGCSGLSQYLLAVEYKHQLEPIKIDDEPVHYESIDRVKEELMRLGVDRAYLRLHNAYDECGSSDGQRYCDVELSL comes from the coding sequence ATGAATAGAGAACAATTAAATAAATGGTTCCAAGGTGCTGTTACCACCAACCATCAAACACCTAAGGTGTATGTTATTGGCTGCTCAGGCCTTTCTCAGTATCTATTGGCAGTGGAATATAAGCATCAACTTGAGCCTATCAAAATTGATGATGAGCCAGTGCATTATGAATCTATTGATCGTGTTAAAGAAGAGCTGATGCGACTTGGTGTTGATCGGGCGTATTTGCGGTTGCACAACGCTTACGATGAGTGTGGCTCGAGTGACGGCCAACGATATTGTGACGTTGAGCTTTCTTTATAA
- a CDS encoding NADP(H)-dependent aldo-keto reductase codes for MEYIKLPNSTLEVSKLCLGTMTFGEQNSEAEAFSQLDFALERGINFIDTAEMYPVPPIAKTQGLTETYIGNWLQQSGKREKVVLATKVSGPRNCPHIRENFSLDRRNIHLAIDDSLKRLKTDYVDLYQIHWPQRQTNCFGKLNYPYPDKQEEVTLIETLEALSELVKVGKVRYIGLSNETPWGLMSFLRLAEKHELPKVISIQNPYSLLNRSFEIGLSEISHYEGVKLLAYSPLAFGCLSGKYLNGAKPEGARCTLFERFSRYFTPQGIKATEAYIDIARKYNLDPAQMALAFVYQQPFVGSTIIGATDLVQLEANIESLNVQLNDDIFHDIQEIGVRFPNPCP; via the coding sequence ATGGAATATATAAAGCTCCCGAATTCGACGCTTGAAGTCAGTAAGCTATGCCTTGGGACCATGACCTTTGGCGAGCAGAATAGTGAAGCGGAAGCCTTCAGCCAACTCGACTTTGCTCTGGAACGTGGCATCAACTTTATTGATACAGCAGAAATGTATCCAGTTCCACCTATTGCAAAAACTCAAGGACTTACTGAAACCTATATTGGCAACTGGTTACAGCAATCAGGAAAGCGCGAGAAAGTCGTGTTAGCTACGAAAGTTTCGGGGCCGAGAAACTGCCCTCACATCAGAGAGAACTTCTCTTTAGATAGACGAAACATACACTTGGCGATTGACGACAGTCTTAAGCGTCTCAAAACTGACTATGTCGATCTCTACCAGATACACTGGCCACAAAGACAAACAAACTGCTTCGGCAAACTCAATTACCCCTACCCGGACAAACAGGAAGAAGTAACATTAATCGAGACTCTAGAAGCACTAAGTGAATTGGTAAAAGTGGGAAAAGTTCGCTATATCGGCTTATCCAATGAAACACCTTGGGGGTTAATGAGCTTTTTACGACTTGCAGAAAAGCATGAACTACCAAAAGTCATATCTATCCAGAACCCTTACAGCCTACTCAATCGCAGCTTCGAGATTGGTTTATCAGAAATTAGTCATTATGAAGGAGTGAAGTTACTCGCCTATTCTCCGTTGGCGTTCGGCTGCTTATCTGGGAAATACCTAAACGGGGCAAAACCAGAAGGCGCACGATGCACCTTATTTGAACGCTTTTCACGCTACTTCACTCCACAAGGTATCAAAGCTACAGAGGCCTATATCGATATTGCTCGCAAATACAATTTAGACCCTGCGCAAATGGCGCTGGCTTTTGTCTATCAACAGCCTTTTGTCGGTTCAACCATTATTGGGGCAACTGACTTGGTGCAACTGGAAGCAAATATTGAAAGTTTAAATGTCCAGCTGAATGACGATATTTTTCATGATATTCAGGAAATTGGGGTTAGGTTCCCAAACCCATGTCCATAA
- a CDS encoding DUF1127 domain-containing protein, which produces MRHSIYLKLAVLLVKADLRREEREYKKAIRREAYFIPYQNQHLLKDIGLDKEGRANTISMPIQAKAKRTVNLLRQSVEARPIT; this is translated from the coding sequence ATGCGCCACTCTATCTACCTAAAATTAGCCGTTTTACTTGTTAAAGCAGATTTACGTCGCGAAGAGCGTGAATATAAAAAAGCAATCCGTCGTGAAGCATACTTTATCCCTTATCAAAACCAACATCTTCTAAAAGATATTGGTTTAGATAAAGAAGGCAGAGCGAACACTATAAGCATGCCAATCCAAGCTAAAGCAAAACGTACTGTGAATTTGCTTCGCCAATCAGTGGAAGCTAGACCTATTACATAG
- a CDS encoding sigma-54-dependent transcriptional regulator → MASQFRMDSKPGALIHVGGSYESWLAVLEKVGWKCTQCSDLRKANELFAQTGPCIGIVDLSHDEFSLNGIANLVSSYKQVRWLAFIRESQLGSDTICQFIVNFCIDFFTAPIPDAQLLSTIGHQLGMLKLEKKVWPHYHSTDNIGLIGESAPIKRLRDQIKRIGPTDVSILISGENGVGKELVASSIHKTSARSHKEFISVNCRAMSERRLECDLFGIEREDDTQISMLERAHGGTILLNDVLTLPKSQQVNLLRFFQEGRVESAKGSIDVDVRILSANSSDMEKALIDGEFNEELYHYINVLRINVPSLKERTNDVIMLAKHFLQEFSKEFNVQPRTLSADAMDALSNHYWPGNVRELINQVKRAVLMSENPVLQVSDFELPTSSESARSLKGIRERSEKEALRLALEFNEGQVSIAAKELGISRATMYRLLNKHNLINEELV, encoded by the coding sequence ATGGCTAGTCAGTTTCGTATGGATTCGAAGCCTGGTGCGCTGATTCACGTTGGAGGCTCTTATGAATCCTGGCTCGCTGTATTGGAAAAAGTGGGCTGGAAATGTACGCAATGTTCCGACTTGAGAAAGGCAAATGAGCTGTTTGCTCAAACTGGACCATGTATCGGTATTGTCGATTTAAGCCATGATGAATTTAGTCTCAATGGTATCGCGAACTTAGTAAGTAGCTACAAACAGGTTAGGTGGCTCGCATTTATTCGAGAGTCACAACTTGGTTCGGATACTATTTGCCAGTTTATCGTTAACTTCTGTATCGACTTTTTCACGGCTCCTATTCCTGATGCACAGCTCCTAAGTACGATTGGTCATCAACTTGGTATGTTGAAGCTAGAAAAGAAAGTTTGGCCTCATTATCACTCGACAGATAATATAGGATTAATTGGAGAATCGGCGCCTATTAAGCGTTTACGTGATCAGATAAAACGTATTGGCCCAACTGATGTTAGTATTCTTATTTCTGGAGAGAATGGGGTAGGTAAAGAGCTTGTGGCTTCATCTATTCATAAAACTTCTGCGAGAAGCCACAAAGAGTTTATCTCTGTTAACTGTCGCGCGATGTCAGAAAGGCGTTTGGAATGTGACTTATTTGGTATTGAACGTGAGGATGACACGCAAATCTCCATGCTTGAACGTGCTCACGGAGGGACAATCCTACTCAATGATGTGCTGACCTTGCCTAAATCCCAGCAAGTTAATTTGTTGAGGTTTTTCCAAGAAGGCCGTGTCGAGTCAGCAAAAGGCAGCATTGATGTGGATGTGCGTATCCTTTCTGCTAATTCATCTGATATGGAGAAAGCGCTAATTGATGGCGAGTTTAACGAAGAGCTTTACCATTACATTAATGTACTCCGAATCAACGTACCTAGCCTTAAAGAGCGCACGAATGATGTCATCATGTTGGCGAAACACTTCCTGCAAGAGTTTTCCAAAGAGTTTAATGTTCAACCGAGGACTTTGTCTGCTGATGCGATGGATGCGCTTAGTAATCACTATTGGCCCGGTAATGTGCGAGAGCTAATCAATCAAGTAAAACGAGCAGTGTTAATGTCGGAAAACCCTGTTTTGCAAGTGTCGGATTTTGAGTTGCCGACATCAAGTGAAAGTGCGCGAAGCTTGAAAGGTATTCGAGAGCGCAGTGAAAAAGAAGCGCTCAGGCTGGCATTAGAGTTCAATGAAGGGCAGGTATCCATTGCTGCGAAGGAGTTAGGGATTTCGAGAGCGACAATGTACCGTCTGCTCAATAAGCACAATTTAATCAATGAAGAGTTGGTTTAG